The DNA sequence TGTGAGAGTAGAGGTCACCAGGTGCTGTGGGATTTCCTCCCTCCCTTTTCTCAGTATCACATACAGCTTGTTTGGGAGGTTATTAAGGAGTGGCATAGaattgttgtatgtgtgtgtgtgaaaatgtatgtgGGAAGGCAGAGGTGTTGCACAGGCTGAACAGTTTCCTGTCAGCTAATTTGACCTTATTGTGTCACATTTGTGCCAGAACTAGAACTATGTAAATATTTgtgataatacaaaatatttcttgagcatcaaatcagcatattagaatgatttataaagtatcatgtaacactgaagactggagtactagctgctgaaaattcagctttgcaccacATGAAGAAAtatctatatattattttaaacccTATGAGTCTATCATTTGATCATTAATGTTTCTAGTTCATTGAaatagtgagcagaagagacttcttgtataaatataataatccTTAATTCTATAGACCAGTCATTACTGGTTCTAGTTTTAAGGAATATTTCACACTAGCAAAAACACTGTacacaaattgtgaataaaaacagaatgcaatgatgtggaagtgtcaaatttcaatattttattcaaaatacaacatagatgacatatcaaatgtttaaactgagaaaatatataattttaagggaaaaataaatgtatttttaacttcatggcatcaacacatctcaaaaatgtttggacaaggccatgtttaccactgtgtggcatccactcttctttttataacagtctgcaaacgtctggagactgaggagacaagtttctcaagtttaggaataggaatgttgtctcaTTCTTGACTAAtaaaggcttctagttgctcaactgtcttagatattctttgtcacatcttcctctttataatgcaccaaatgttttctatgggtgaaagatctggactgcagagtggccatttcagtacccagatccttcttctacacagccatgatgttgtaattgatgcaatttgtggtctggcattgtcatattggaaaatgcaaggtcttccctgaaagagacgacatctggatgggagcatatgttgttctataacttggatatacctttagtattgatggtgcctttccagatgtgtaagctgcccatgccacacgtaatcatgcaaccccataccatcagagatgcgggcttctgaactgagctctgataacaacttgggttgtccttgtccttttTAGTCCGGacgacatggtgtcccagttttccaaaaagaacttcacattttgattcgtctgaccacagaacagttttccactttgccacagtccattttaaatgagctttggcccagagaaaatgcctgcgcttctggatcatgtttaaatatggcttctttttttacctatagagttttagccggcaacggcgaatggcgcGGTGGACTGTGTTCACTGAcgatgttttctggaagtattcctgagcccatgttgtgatttccattactgtAGCATTTGTGTACTTtatgtgatgcagtgtcgtctaagggcccgaagatcatgggtatccagtatggttttccggccttgacccttacgcacaaagattgttccagattctctgaatctttagatgatattatgcactgtagatgatgagaacttcaaactctttgcaatttttctctgagaaactcctttctgatattgctccactatttttcgccacagcactgtgggaattggtgatcctctgcccatcttgacttctgagagacactgccactctgagaggctctttttatacccaatcatgttgccaattgacctaataagttgcaaattggtcctccagctgttccttatatgtacatttaacttttccggcctttTATTGCtacctgtgccaacttttttggaatgtgtagctttcatgaaatgagtcaatatttggcatgacatttcaaaatgtcttactttcaacatttgatgtgttatctatattctattgtgaataaaatgtaagtttatgacatttgtaaattattccattccttttttcactcacaatttgtacagtgttccagtgtttctttgctgcccttcttgacaccagtcCATTGTCCAAacgtcttggcctcactgtgtgtgcagacacTCTCACATCAACCTGCtgtcattcctgagcaagctctgcactgctggatACATGATTCTGTAGcggactcctcaggaggagatggtcctgaCACCTCTGGACACTCTGGGatgtcctgaagacttcttcactgcagtcaaacctctctccttgaagttcttgatgatctggtAAATTGTTCTTTCAGGtacaatattttttgtaataatttccTTTCATGGGAAGCGATTTTGATGCAAAGCGATGATGGCTGCAcatgtttctttggaggtaaccattgctgacaagaacacaatgattggaagaGCTTCTTCCTTCCCtttatagcaatcagtctgctcttacagtCTAATTAATATGATAGTGATTTCACCTGACTAGTActtattcacactttcacatgtgttGCTGATATGATTTGTCAATTAATGTTTGCTGTTCATTTTGTGTCGGAAtcaaaaaacagtaacatttttgtgaatattttggCCAATGAAACTTTTAGTAAAATGCATCTGATAACTATGCaactttgcaaaacaaaaaatgtatgtccctgccaaaacttttggccacgactgtatatacatTTTCTCGATTCATGTTCAGGTTCAAAAATCTGAGTGCATTTTGTTTGCTGTTGTAGGCCAAAGACCACTGATTTTCAAGTGTTGTCAATCCTAAaatctttatgtattttttgctgttcttttcaactatatattggtAAAAATTTCccactgaaaatataaaagcatACTGGCTCATGATGttgaataatgactgttttcatttttttcctttATAATCTGTTTACTTCAAACAGCTATCAAATAATTCTATCAAAACATCTGCATAATTTGCTTTGGTAGAAAATTAATTGTGGATTTGGTTGGAACTGAtcacactgaaataaaaacatgaaatgccAAACCACTTCCACCACAGCCGCTGGGAACGTTATGGAGTAACAGGATTATCACCGTGTTTTTTTGTGGTGAGATGGGTAATGTTTAAACCCATATTTGTGGCTTCTCCCTCCATGGCACTGTGGAATTGTCACCTGTTCATCCCGCACAAACTGTTTATTGACAGCTGGACCGTTGTCTTCCTCTCCCATGCAAGGCCACTAACACATCACTGCAGCAGGGGGTTAGTTTTAGGGTTCAAGTTTCTCTCAGTGGTCTTTGCGGAAGAAAGGAGGGACGTTTccacgaggaggaggaggatggtaTTGGAAGCAGGCTTGGGAGCGAGGATAAAGAAACACTAGAGAGCTTTTCTGTGGTTTATCTCATTCACACAACCTTCCTTTGCACATTCCCTCCCTCGTTTCCCTCCGTCTCACTGATACTAATGTTTCATTATAACTCACttaataaacataaacatttacaaatgaatgaatgaatgttactTACCCTAAACAAAACAGGTGATAAATTAGTAtagataaaatatacatttcttttagataaaaatactattttaatgtATATGCAGTTTAAGCACCAAAACGcaaatgtaaaacatttgtaGGTAATAAAAATTTGCAGAAttaaatgagaaattgaacaaaataaatgtactcTTGCCATAATCAATACAGCTGATAAATCATCATGGATATAAACTATTATTTCTATACATATGCAATCCTCATAacacaaatgtaaaatacatttagaaataaaaataaaaattacattagaaatcaaataaaaaattaattttaccTTTAccaattttatgtaattttattaagcaTAAACACATTATGTAATATGGTACTATATGCATGTTATTagacagatctttttttttcacagtataaCAGGGCCCCCGTTTGGCCCCATCTCTCTAAAAATAGTCCTCGGCCTGATTTAGATGTTTCTGTCAATGTCTCGAGAACATTGTGAAGACATTCATATTAACACATTCATAATGAACACGGTTACGGTAAGATGCATTTAGACATTTCTCACCCTGAGAAGGCGCGCAGGTTTAGATATAGATTTCTTGAGACCCTAAAACCACAAACTTTCCCTTTGCACCTAGGTAGCAGTGCTACGTAAGTGGGGCATTTATTGTGGTTTGTGCTCGAACTCAAAACACATCTCAAAGTCCACATGCACCAGCAGGTTTTGAGTGGTCAGTTCCACCCTGATCACCACACCCTGATAGGAATGAATCACCGCGATTGGCCAGTAAAGAGAAACGCGGGCCAGTCCCAGCTCAGAAGGGTGACGTGTTTGAGAAAAGGTGCAGAGAGGTGGCCCAAAAGAGACAAAGGGCACCTGGGAATGTTTTCGTCTAACTCGCAGAAGCTCGTGTTACATTATGTAATTGGGCCCGTGTGGCCACCAAATGGTGCGTGGCTAGGGTGGGTGTATAAGGTTTTGATAGAGAAGAAGCGATGCAGGTCCCAGGGCGATCACCTGTGATTCAGAGTTTGGGGAATTTTAGTTGAACAGCCAAAGTTGTAAATTAAGTTTCAGACCCCTCCCTTATGCTTCGCTATCTTTCTCCCGTTCTCTGATATGGCGATAATTGGAGATGGGGTGAGAGCTACATATGGTCCCTTCAATCAAACCTCCCCCAGCCCAGGCCGAAAGCTCATTAAAAAGGTTGCTTGTTAATGAGATACAGGGACCTTAGAGCGTCCCACTCATTAGAGGGGCCAGAGATACCAGTGTGAAGGTTTTGTCCCACTAGAAAAAGAAGAGAACTGTTAAGATGAATCCGTTCCCCCTCGGGTTCCTCAACATCCTCAGGTTCCTGCCAATTTCAGCCACAGCACTCCTTTTCAGGCTCTGTCTTCTCATCTCTCCAGATGTATAATCTCACTTTTTGGACACGTAATGTACCTGACAATCTCATCTATTCCATCAAACCCTGTTCTTTGAAGGCCAACCTGAATGACCCAGCAATTTAGTCAGATATGACTGTACTACTAACGGACTATGACTCAACGATAGCCGTTAGAGAAGAGTGGTTCATCTGTGCAAATACTTGTGAATTCGTGATGCGATCTGAGACATGTAGTGGCAGGTTCAACTTCACCGTTCGTGCAGTCACAATTTCTGGTTCTTACATACTCACGCACACACCCTCTGACTTTGCCTCTGTCTTTTTAATTACCATACAAATAGGCATAGAAAAACAAAATACACCGCAAAGTTGTGAGCTACACAGGGAATTCTAGGAGAAACCACATATAATACATGATATTTCAATCAAcagaattattataatatacaggAGGACAAAAGAGCTTTGTTTTCGCTGCTCCCTGAAAAAACGGACACAACTGGATGCCCATCTATTTTCACATttgttaatacaaaaaaaaaaaaaaatgcttattgcattttaataaatttCTACCATATTTGTTACCACACAAACATAAACTGTAACATAACAGTTCCCTGACAATCATAAAAAACTGTAACAAAGCAAACATTCCCTGTATAGATTCATCATATATCTAGTCTCTTAAGTCTTTTTAACACATACAGAAGTGCTCTCTCAAAGGGTCCACCATTCAACAAGGTCAGTGCTTTTGTTTCCTAGCCAGTCTTTCATCGGAAATGAGGCTTTTCATTCATACGACCACAAAACACAACCTGGAGAAaccactgacaaaaaaaaaaaaaaaaaaaacttttcatagCATTTCTATGTACTCTGCAGTAAAACAATATAGACTGTAAACAGACTAAACAGACTCACAAAATACGAGGAAAATAAATCTGTTGTGCAGTGGCTATATGAACAAATATGTGATACATTTTCTTGGAATGTGTTACAAAATGTCAGcacaaactaaaatatatatttacacactgaCATTCTCAATGGCAAACAAATTCTTTTTAACAGTAATAAATGACAGTGAACATGTATTGCCACAGACCCAATCAGTCCTGTTTAATATACAGTATCAAAAAACCCTGTCAGATAGTTGGGAAAACACAAGCTCAATTCTGACTTCTGTCATTTGTGCAGATCATACTATTAACCTAACCAGGGGTGTACAATCCTGCTTCTGGAGGGTCAAGCTCTTGTAGAGTTTAGCTCGACCTACTCAAACAAAACTGCttgaaagtttttagtaaaggtCCTGAAGACTTTGATTAGCTGTTTCAGGTGTGTGTTTGATTGATTGGAGTTGGAGCcgaactctgcaggacatcggcCCTCCAGCAACAGGACTGTACACCCCTGATGTAGACCATTCCCAATTTGGATTTTTATAAACTATGAACCTTTAAGGCTCTGCAGAAGAGTGCCACAACAGTGTAATCCGAAGGGGTCCACTTCATGATTGCATTGTAGAATTCATAATCGCATCGGCAGATCACCTGCAGGTTGTTCAGTCTTGTACGATTGGGGTCAAAAAAAGTTGACTTGCGACCGTCTCCATATACTCTGACAGTGCTCTACTAGTCGCAATTCTGGGTTCGAAGTGCCTTGACAATGACGGTTGGGCCAAAGAGTTCAGAAGTCTTCCAGTATTGCATGTAAGGATTTAACAGTAGGCACTTGCACAGATATGAAAATCTATCAAATTTCGAACAGTTTCAGCGTTGCAACCCTACAGCATTTCTAAGTACTGTGGTGAAATTGACAAAGGTCCTCGGTTTTTTGATAAGATGTACATACTGGGTTGCGGGCAAAAGATCATCAAGCTTGGTGGTTTAGGTCAAGATCAGAGTATCGTGTAGAGGTCATATGCTAGTTTATACTGCGGTTTGACCTAACACCACCGTGCTATCTGTTTCCTCAGAGGTAGGTGGCTCATCATCGCTGACCCTCATCTCAGGGTCATCCTCTTTGTGCTGCTCTGATAGGTCCGCATTTGATTCTGTGAGCATTGTGATGGGTGCTCCTGATTGTTCACGGACAGAGTCGTCCTCCATTGTGATATTGAGGCTGTTGTAATCAGCAAGCGGGCCTTGACTGTAGGCGCCGCCATTGGCATGAGAGAGTCCATGCACCTTCTTAAGGTGTTTCTCCAGTGTGGCATAGACAGTGAACGGGACGGAGCATAGGTGGCACTGAAAAGGGGCACGGGTCCCACGGGCGCCATGTGTTTTCATGTGACGCGTGAGTTTACTGCTTTGCGCACAGGCGTAGCTGCAGAGGCCACAGCGATAAGGTCTTTCACCCGTGTGGCTGCGCCGGTGGACCGTCAGGTTGCTGCTGTTGCGAAAACACTTTCCGCAGAACTCGCAAGcctcttcttttttcttcttgccCCCTCCGCTGGTGACCTGCCTCCTTTCATTCTCCCCCTGCCAGTCCTGGACCATCTCCACGGCCTCCACCTCTCCGTCCCATTCGCCTTGAGGGCGATCCTCCCGTTCTGGACGCTTTGGTGTGCAGTTGCCGCTGGCTATCCCACTCTCGCCACTTCCACCTGTATCTCCGCTCTCCAGAGAGCCCTCTGAGGGGCTGCCATAGGGAGATGGCTGCTGCGGTTCACCTTGACCCTCCTCATCTGCTTCTCTCGGATGCTGATAGTAGCGCAGCAGATTGCGATCCACAGCTCTGGATTGCGAAGATGTCAGGATGAGGATAGTACCTCCTGAAGGCTTCCCAGCCTCTGTACTTGTTCCATGACCACTGGAAATATCATTATCTCCTTGTCCAGAAAGTTTTCTGTCCTCATCTGCGGTGGCAGAGTTGGGATCAGTTTCCTGTCCAGCAGCAGGGCGGCGGTGACTCCTCATGTGTCGTGCCAGTTCGCCACTTTGGGAGAACGTGAGCTGGCACACACCACAGTGGTAGGGCCTATCGCAAGCATGTGTGCGGCGGTGGGCAGACAGGCTGCGCAGAGACTGAAAACCTTGGCCGCAAAGCTCGCAGGAGAAGGCTGCGTGGAGTGGCGGAGAACAATGGGGAAAAGGTGAAGCGGCCGGTGGAGACGGTGACGGAGAAGGTACTACTCCGCCGTGGTTGCAGCTAACCTCTGCCAGGCGCTGCAAACACATAGAGAAGTTTAGGCCCTGCAGGTCACGTGGTGCATGGCTGGAGCTGTGTGGAGGCTTGTGAAGTGGGGTAGATCGCCGAGATGATGGCTGGAACGCAGAAGCCAGTGTAGCACCAAGGTGACGTGGATCCATTATGCCTGCCGGTTTAGACGTCTGTGTGATGGCGTCATCCTCTACCTGGTAAATGTTGAGAGAATGTGAATTCTGAGCATGCTGGAGGAGAGTCCATGCACTGgagaacacacactgacacaacTGGCAGGTGAAAATGGAGGGCTCTTCTGTTTTGgagaggaaaaaagagagagaatttaTTTATTAGTCAACCTAAAAGCTACATTTACGTGCTAAAATTACTTAGAACACATAAACAGATGGCATTTTATAGATGGCAGTACATTCAGAAGATTCAAAATGCAGACAAACAAAGCCTTTCTCACACTATATCACCCTGTATATTTCTGACAAAATATGCTGAGTGGACCGGAAAGATGTCTATCACCATGACGACATGAAAATGAAACATCAAAAAGAAAAGTCTGCAGGCGAACTTGATCATTTACAGAAAGCGGAAAAAAACAGGTAAACCCCCAAATACATGTGAAAACAGGGTAGGTACAATGCAAGGTTATGATTAGAAAAGAATACTAACATGCTTCTTACAGCATATTACACAACTCACAATGCATAATACACCCAatactaaaaacaaaattaaactgtAGCTGTTTGAAATATTTGTTGTTGCATTTAACATACTatgttgtcacatgacctcaatACAATGCATGTTCAATTCGGTGATATCTTTGACATTTATAcacaaaatttgatttaaaattaatatataaattaaaccaTATACAGTAATCTCTATTTTCACCAGTCCAATAAAGTATTCAAGAAAGAGAAATCATGGTGAATATGACTTCCCGCCAAAAGTAGTAGAGTTACCAGAAAGTAGAacttgcattttgttttgttctgaaaACGAAGCCAATTTTTTGGACCATTAAGATTTGTAATATTGTGACACTTTGTCTAACTGTCTAACTTTATGGTTATGAGAACTTGGGGAAAACCATCATTTTTTCttgttgtcaaaaaaaaatatcttcataatttttccatgtattttttttccccttctcattttcaaatgaaatgtgacctggacgtGTTTTCATGCTAATCATCTAACGTTACATCTGCATCCTGCTAACTAGTCCTACTAGTATGCTACAGTCTACAAGTGACAAAAACTCATCATTCTGACCTACTGAATCACCTCACAACAACACGTTTTTGTCATTTGTCTAATTTCCCAGGCAATTTTTCTTTAGAAAAGCTGCATGTCACAAACCCCTGCAGGTGTCAGAGTAATAATGAGCTGGTAATAGTGTCGCTGTTGAGTCAGACCTGAGCAGAAAGTCTTGCATGATTAAAGGTGGGCTCACAGGAGAGCACGATGACTTGCGGAGCGAAAGATTGAGACGGAAGCAAATGAGCACGGATGGGCTCCTTTAGCAGCTCTAGTGATATTTTTAAACGTGGTTAGCTTTGTCTCTATTTCAGAGATCCGCTCGCCAATTAAGCTGCAAATTGCTAATTAGCAGAACAGGGCAAACGAAGGTTTTATGCAAATGAGTTCTGACTCAGCCTCCTTGATAAATGGGGCCTGTCTGCAAAGAGGATCCCAAAACTGTGAGgaaaattcatttcattttttccattcTCTTACAAAGGGTTCAAAGCAGAGTGCTATAAGCCTCTTTACATCTCCTCAAGTCAAAATCCTTCTCCATTTTATTGGGAGGGAGCAAAGAAGAAGATTAAAAAGAGCCTCTCCTATTCTCTTCTCTTGTACTCTGTGCCTGGAGAAGAACTGGAGTCAAAAAGCAAGAAGCCGATCTCTGAGCCTTGGGGGCGGAGGTTAAAACGGGGACAAAAAGGGAAAGGAAGACGACAAGTgttcaatttaaaaacaaaaagaaatagcTGCACAGGTCatgaaaaacaacagaaaaatcaTCGCCCCTGTAACTGCACCTTGGCCCGCTCCAAACACCACCCCTTCTGCTCCCAAATCTCTCCCTCGGGTGGAGAGTGTGAGGAGGGTGGAGGGGGGCT is a window from the Carassius carassius chromosome 13, fCarCar2.1, whole genome shotgun sequence genome containing:
- the LOC132156032 gene encoding B-cell lymphoma/leukemia 11A-like, with translation MSRRKLGSRPQHLSAMQDAPDPTVIPADSSPSPEQVPQTDDGGGDLLTCGQCGQAFPLAHILTFIQHKQGGCGTARPRPQVHTPPSPANRTLRFGQGTQVEAGYVELRRMTDERWKEEPGVRVEANRAEEPSIFTCQLCQCVFSSAWTLLQHAQNSHSLNIYQVEDDAITQTSKPAGIMDPRHLGATLASAFQPSSRRSTPLHKPPHSSSHAPRDLQGLNFSMCLQRLAEVSCNHGGVVPSPSPSPPAASPFPHCSPPLHAAFSCELCGQGFQSLRSLSAHRRTHACDRPYHCGVCQLTFSQSGELARHMRSHRRPAAGQETDPNSATADEDRKLSGQGDNDISSGHGTSTEAGKPSGGTILILTSSQSRAVDRNLLRYYQHPREADEEGQGEPQQPSPYGSPSEGSLESGDTGGSGESGIASGNCTPKRPEREDRPQGEWDGEVEAVEMVQDWQGENERRQVTSGGGKKKKEEACEFCGKCFRNSSNLTVHRRSHTGERPYRCGLCSYACAQSSKLTRHMKTHGARGTRAPFQCHLCSVPFTVYATLEKHLKKVHGLSHANGGAYSQGPLADYNSLNITMEDDSVREQSGAPITMLTESNADLSEQHKEDDPEMRVSDDEPPTSEETDSTVVLGQTAV